The window ACTTTAATATGTATATTTGTATACTAATTTGTTTGATATGAATTTTGATCTTATAAAATCAGTTGTAGAACTCATTCAGCAATTTATAGAGCAGAATGAAGGGAAAGCGATGTATAGTAACGACCTTCAGGGTTTTACAGAATGGATCAATGCTTCGCATAGGGGGGATTCAATAGAAGAACCGGATTGGGTAGGAAAAGATTTGGGAAGAAGTGCAGACAGTGTCATCAATACTTTACTGATAAAAATGGGAAGGTATGCGAAAACGTATTCACGTTCAATTGGTAATTCAATTTTTTCAAGTCAGGATGACTTTATTTATCTGATCGGTTTGAAGACCAGAGGAACAATGTCTAAAATGGAACTTATAAGATATAATGTAAGTGAAAAATCTTCAGGGATACTTATTATTAATCGTTTAATCCGCAATGGCTGGGCAGAACAGACTGTTTCAGAAGAAGATAAAAGAACAAAACATATTCAGATAACAGAGAAGGGGCTTGCTGTATTAGAGGAACATATGGATGGGATTCGTAAAGCTTCAAGAGCGGTAGTAGGAAACCTAAGTCATTCTGAACAGATGCTGCTCATTGCCATACTTTCTAAACTGGACGAGTTTCATGATTCTTTTTACCGTATGTATCTGGACTCTAGCGACCTCCTGGATGTTGTGTATAAAAGATTGAATTAATGAAATAGTAGAAATCTGTGTTAAAACTATTAAATAAATAACAATGAAAACGGGAAGCTTAAGAAAGAAAATAGCAGTGATAGGTTCTGGATTTTCCGGGCTTTCTGCTGCTGCGTATGCTGCAAAATCAGGAAATGAAGTGCATGTATTTGAAAAGCATCAGCAGCCAGGAGGACGGGCAAGACAATTTAAAACAAAAGAAGGTTATGTTTTTGATATGGGCCCAAGTTGGTATTGGATGCCTGATATTATTGAAAACTTTTTCAATGACTTTGGCTGTAAAGCGTCTGATTTCTTTACACTGATTTCTTTAGATCCCCAGTTTGAGATGGTCTTTGAAAAAGAAAATGTTGCCGTTCCCCAAAAAAATGATGAAATCCGTGAGCTATTTGAAAAAATAGAAACAGGAGCGGCCGGGCAATATGACCGGTTTATGGAGTCTGCGAGATTTAAATATGAAGTGGGAATGAGAGAGTTTGTAACAAAGCCCTGTTACAGCTGGTTCGAATTTGCTTCCTTAAAAATAGCAGGTTGTGCCTTGAAGCTTGATCTTTTAAGTGATTTCAGGAAATATGTTTCAGGTTATTTTACAAATCCCAAACTCAGATCCCTGATGGAATTTCCGGTTATATTTCTTGGTGCTTCCCCCAAGGATATTCCTGCTCTTTACAGCCTTATGAATTATGGTGGGTATGTATTAGGCACAAAGTATCCAATGGGAGGATTTTATCAACTCATTCTTGCAATGAAAGAGGTTGCAGAAAAACAAGGGGTAACTTTTCATTTTAATCATGAAGTACAAAGAATCAACACGGATAACGGAAGAGCGTCTTCTTTAACAATAAATGATGAAAACTATGAATTTGATGCCATCATTGCATCGTCAGATTATCATCATACAGAAACTTTAATCCCCGATGCACTTAGAAACTATGATGATGAATATTGGAAAACGAGAACATTTGCTCCGTCCTGCCTTATTTATTACCTCGGGGTAAAAGGGAAGATCCCTCATTTAAAACATCATACTCTGTTCTTTGAAAATGAGCTTGATGAGCATATAGACTGTATTTACAAAGATAAAAAATGGCCTGATAAACCACTTTTTTATTCGTGCTGCCCCTCAAAAACAGATTTGGGGGTAGCTCCGGAAGGTTGTGAAAATCTTTTTCTGTTGCTGCCTCTGGCACCAGGAATAGATGATGAGGAAACTGTAAGAGAAAAATATCTTATCAAAATGCTTGATAGAATAGAAAGACATACGGGAGAGATTGATCTTATTTCCAGAATTGAATATAAAAAAAGCTATTGTGTAAGTGATTTTATTTCCGATTATAATGCTTATCAGGGAAATGCCTATGGATTGTCCAATACTTTATCTCAGACAGCAGTATTAAAACCTAAAATAAAAAACAGAAAGCTGAGGAATCTTTTTTATACAGGGCAGCTAACGGTTCCCGGGCCAGGTGTTCCTCCTTCTATAATTTCGGGTAAAATTGTAGCATCTGAAGTTAGTAAACTAAAAATAAAATAATATGAAAAAATTGTTTGATGAATTGTCTTACGAGGTTAGTAAGTGCGCTACACAAAAATACAGTACCAGTTTTTCATTGGGAATACTGGCTTTGAAGCCTTCCATTAGGCCTGCGGTTTATGCGGTTTATGGATATGTTCGTTTGGCAGATGAAATTGTGGATAGTTTTCATGGTTATGATAAGGAGAAGCTTCTGAAGAGATTAAAGGCTGAAACCCATGAAGCATTGCAGGATGGTATATCGCTCAATCCGATTCTGCATTCATTTCAGGAAACCGTCCGTCAATATGATATAGACAAGAAGCTGATCGATCAGTTTCTTCACAGTATGGAAATGGATCTTCATAAAATTGATTATAACTCAAAATTGTATAAAGAATATATCTACGGATCTGCGGAAGTGGTAGGTTTGATGTGTCTGCAGATATTTACTGAAGGCAATAAGAAACAGTATGAAAGGCTTAAACCATATGCAATGAAGCTAGGATCTGCCTTTCAGAAGGTTAATTTCTTAAGAGATCTCAAAGATGATTATCAAATCTTAGGAAGAACTTATTTTCCTTCCGTGAATATGTCAGTTTTTGATAATACAGTAAAAACCCATATTGAAAAGGAGATTGAAGAAGAGTTTAAAGAAGCGTTGCAGGGTATAAAAAAGCTGCCGGGCTCATCTATTTTCGGTGTATACCTTGCCTACAGATATTATCTCTCCCTATTTGAAAAAATAAAGAAAACAAGCTCCCAGAATATGCTCCAGCAAAGAATCAGAATTGCCAATTCACAAAAGCTGTTGGTGGCGTTCAAAAAGTTATATCCGTTACAAGTCTGCTTATTTCTGACAATAAG of the Chryseobacterium capnotolerans genome contains:
- a CDS encoding MarR family winged helix-turn-helix transcriptional regulator, which translates into the protein MNFDLIKSVVELIQQFIEQNEGKAMYSNDLQGFTEWINASHRGDSIEEPDWVGKDLGRSADSVINTLLIKMGRYAKTYSRSIGNSIFSSQDDFIYLIGLKTRGTMSKMELIRYNVSEKSSGILIINRLIRNGWAEQTVSEEDKRTKHIQITEKGLAVLEEHMDGIRKASRAVVGNLSHSEQMLLIAILSKLDEFHDSFYRMYLDSSDLLDVVYKRLN
- a CDS encoding phytoene desaturase family protein, with the protein product MKTGSLRKKIAVIGSGFSGLSAAAYAAKSGNEVHVFEKHQQPGGRARQFKTKEGYVFDMGPSWYWMPDIIENFFNDFGCKASDFFTLISLDPQFEMVFEKENVAVPQKNDEIRELFEKIETGAAGQYDRFMESARFKYEVGMREFVTKPCYSWFEFASLKIAGCALKLDLLSDFRKYVSGYFTNPKLRSLMEFPVIFLGASPKDIPALYSLMNYGGYVLGTKYPMGGFYQLILAMKEVAEKQGVTFHFNHEVQRINTDNGRASSLTINDENYEFDAIIASSDYHHTETLIPDALRNYDDEYWKTRTFAPSCLIYYLGVKGKIPHLKHHTLFFENELDEHIDCIYKDKKWPDKPLFYSCCPSKTDLGVAPEGCENLFLLLPLAPGIDDEETVREKYLIKMLDRIERHTGEIDLISRIEYKKSYCVSDFISDYNAYQGNAYGLSNTLSQTAVLKPKIKNRKLRNLFYTGQLTVPGPGVPPSIISGKIVASEVSKLKIK